The DNA sequence TTCCGTACTCATCAAACTACCTTATGGAATGAATTATATAGCAACATATGTGATTCATTAAGTAGAGGTTATGTTGATACCTCCAATACCGGTAAAGGTATCATATTTCCTGCTGGGTTTGTTGGTTCAAAACGGTACATGTAACAAAATTTTTAAGACGCCTTAGCTGTATGTCGTTTCATTGGCCACCCGGACATATTTCTGACAATGACGTGTAATCAATTATGGGATGAGATACAGAAGATGATGGAGTATCTTCTAGGTTGTATTGCTCCTAATTATCCTGACATAATTTCCCGTGTTTTTAGATTGAAGCTTGATCAACTGTTGGCAGATATTAAGACCAAAAAATATTTTGGTGTTTGTAATGGAGGTAACGATACTACATTCATAAATGTGTCTACTTAAATTATCTACTAACCAATGTCAATTGATGTTCAACACTATTATCAACTAAACTAATTTGGATATGCAGTGATGTATGTAGTTAAGTTTCAAAAACGAGGACTCCCCCATGTCCACATGTTAATATGGCTTGACGCAGATtcaaagaaaaatctaaagcaaAATATGGATAAATATGTCTCAGCGGAAATACCAGACCCGTTATTAGATTCGGTTGGTTATGCAGCAGTGAAGGAATTTATGATCCATGGTCCATGTGGTTTGCAAAACCTGAAATCTCCATGCATGAAAGGTTTTAATGTATATGTCATTTACCAAAGAAGTGAGCCTATTTTTTTTCTATATGTTCAATATACCTATGAATACATAATTAATGTAATTACCTAATTACAGTGAAATGATTTAGGTACTATGCGAGAACTACTTTTGATGATAGTAGATTCCCGATTGACATGCGACGCAGGCAAGACATTATAGTTGAGGTGCGGAAGACTGACTTGGACAACCAATGGGTTGTGCCATACAACCGTGATTTATTGGTTAAGTATCAATGCCATATCAATGTGGAGATATGTTGTCATGCGCGGAGTGTcaaatatttattcaaatattatcTCAAAGGCCATGACCGTGCCACCGTATATATCAATAAGAAAAAAACAAAGCAAAAATGACAATGATGATCAAGGCATTGATGAGATAAATGCATATTTTAATGGAAGATACTTATGTGGTGCTGAAGCAGCATATAGGATTTTTGGATTTCCTATCCATTATAGAAGTCTGTCAGTTGAAAGGCTTCCATTTCACTTACCAGGTGCTAAGAATTGCACTTTCCGTTCTACTGAGGTTTTGGGAAAGGTTGCTGCCCGAGAGAAGGATAAGCTAAGCAAACTTGAAGCTTTTTTTCCTGAACTCCATTGATATCAATGCACACAAGTACACATATGATGAAATCCCAAGATTTTATGTGTGGAATGATGGTCTGAGGAGATGGACTCCTAGGAAATGTGGTTTGCAAATTGGGAGGCTGTGTTACGCACATCATAGTAGTGGGGAACCTTGGTTTCTTCGGTTGTTGCTGACCAAGGTACGTGGTGCCACCTCCTTTCAGTCTTTAAGGACTGTTAATGGTGTAATACACAGTTCTTTTCGTGAAGCCTGTAAAGAGTATGTTTTGTTGGATGATGATAAAGAATGGCATAAAGTATTGTCTCAAGCATGTACCAGTGGCTTACCTCCCCAAATTCGTCAACTCTTTATCCATATCATTGTTAATTGCAAAGTAACGAATTTGAAGAGTTTGTGGTTATCCCACTGGAGAAGCATGGTTGAAGACATTTTATTGAAGTGACGCCATGTGTCTGGGAATAGCAAATTAACCCTTAATGACACGCAATTGCAATTCTATGCTCTGGCAGGTATGATAAAATAATGAGAATTATATTTTAGGGTTTTTAGAAGGTTTACTAATTTTTATGAAATCTTGGTCAGATCAAGTAGGAATATAAGTTCCTGAAAAAATTTAATGTATGCTTTATTGCAGAAATAGATGACTTGCTTAGGTCAATTGGGAAGTCTTTGAAGAAATATGACCAGTTGCCGTAACTTCCCAGCAACTATTTGAACAATGGAGCCAATAACTTGATTGTCGAAGAAACAAGTTATGGCATTAGCGAGATGGACTCTGAACATCGCAAATTAATGTGTGATTGTACTGAAGAGCAGAGGAAAGTGTATGATGCAGTCTTGGAATCTGTTGAAAGTGGTGTAGGTGGTTTATTTTTTGTTTATGGGAGCGGAGGCTGTGGGAAGAATTTTTTGTGGCGAACTCTTATATGTAAGTTACGTTCCCAAGGTAATGGCATAGCTGCTACCTTGATGTCCGGTGGTCGGACCGCGCACTCACATTTCAAAATTCCAATAGTTCTGGTTGAATTTTTAACCTGTAATATTTCTCATGATTCAGACATTGCTCAACTTATCAAGCAAACAAACCTTACTATCTGGGACGAGGCGCCTATGCAACATAGATATGCTTTTGAGTGTTTAGACCGATCATTAAAGGATATTATGAAAGCTATTGATCCAGCACACTATGAAATGCCCTTTGGAGGCATAACTGTTGTAGTCGGCGGTGATTTCTGCCAAATTTTACCTGTGATAACATATGGTGATCGTGCAGACATAGTAGCAGCATGCATCACTAGGTCCAAGGTTTGGTTAATATGTCATATTTTCCTGTTGACATAGAATATACATGTAAGACAAGGTCAATCTGATCCTGACACTGAGGATTTGAAACTGTTTGCTCAATGGGTACTTGACAGTGGTAATGGTCAAGTACCTCCACCTCCTGATTCGAATCCTCTGATTGAGAATCAAATTTTAATTCCTTCAAGATTCTGTGATTTGGCGACTGAAAATACTGTTGAGAATATGATATCAAGCACGTTTCCTGAATTCTCTCATAATGGCACCAGTTCACAATATTTAAGTGAGAGAGCTATTCTGACTCCAACTAACAAAACAGTTGGCCAAGTAAATTCAGTTATTGTGGACATGCTTCCAGGTGAATCTGTGTGTTACCTCAGTGTAGATTCGGCTGAGGAATTTGGTGGGAAGGATGAAGACCTGAATCAAGTATTCCCAATGGAGTATTTGAACTCTTTAATTGTTACAGGATTGCCATATCATGATTTGAAGTTGAAGGTTGGTGTTGTTGTTATGCTTATGTGAAATTTGAACCAAATATTAGGTTTATGTAATGGAACCAGGATGATAATTACCAAGTGTTTGAAATTTTGTGTAGAGTATGAGGTGATATGTGGGACATTTGCAGGCACCAAGCATTTCATTCCACGGATGGAGTTGTCTCCGACAGATATGAAGATGTCGTTCAAACTCGTAAGGAAGCAGATGCCTTTACAATTATGCTACGCAATGACAATTAACAAATCCCAAGGTCAATCCCTTAAAAAAGTTGGATTGTACCTGCCTAAGTCAGTTTTCACTCATGGCCAATACTATGTAGCTGTTAGTCGGGTTACATCCCCGAGCGGGCTGACTATTTTTGTGGATGATGAATCTGGCGTAGCTACAAATGTTACCCAGAATATGGTGTACAAAGAGGTATTTTATTCTTTACCACACAGTTAGTTGTGTAATGGTTTGAAAATTTTGTTGTATTAGCCTTTTATTATATGGTATAGTAATGGAAATTCTAAGTTCAACTT is a window from the Apium graveolens cultivar Ventura chromosome 1, ASM990537v1, whole genome shotgun sequence genome containing:
- the LOC141665096 gene encoding uncharacterized protein LOC141665096, coding for MDSEHRKLMCDCTEEQRKVYDAVLESVESGVGGLFFVYGSGGCGKNFLWRTLICKLRSQDIAQLIKQTNLTIWDEAPMQHRYAFECLDRSLKDIMKAIDPAHYEMPFGGITVVVGGDFCQILPVITYGDRADINIHVRQGQSDPDTEDLKLFAQWVLDSGNGQVPPPPDSNPLIENQILIPSRFCDLATENTVENMISSTFPEFSHNGTSSQYLSERAILTPTNKTVGQVNSVIVDMLPGESVCYLSVDSAEEFGGKDEDLNQVFPMEYLNSLIVTGLPYHDLKLKVGVVVMLM
- the LOC141665163 gene encoding uncharacterized protein LOC141665163, which translates into the protein MIITKCLKFCVEYEVICGTFAGTKHFIPRMELSPTDMKMSFKLVRKQMPLQLCYAMTINKSQGQSLKKVGLYLPKSVFTHGQYYVAVSRVTSPSGLTIFVDDESGVATNVTQNMVYKEFGTLTLKEI